From Pseudanabaena sp. PCC 6802, one genomic window encodes:
- the dnaE gene encoding DNA polymerase III subunit alpha has protein sequence MSNFVGLHVHSEYSLLDGASQLPNLIDQAAELGMEAIALTDHGVMYGAIELIKTCRGKGIKPIVGNEMYIINGDITKQEKKRKYHQIVLAKNTQGYKNLVKLTTISHLQGYQGKGIFARPCISKDYLEKYKEGLIVTSGCLAGEVPQAILQGHPEIAREVAAWYKEVFGGDYYLEIQDHGYPEDRTVNVEIVKIARELDIKIVATNDSHFVSCHDVEAHDALLCIQTGKLITEVNRLHYSGTEYLKSADEMKLMFRDHLPDDVIAEAISNTVEVAAKVKSYDIMSDPRAAEYPVPQGHTADTYLEAVTWQGLMERFQTERRSDIPDNYQQRIHYELQIMQQMGFSTYFLVVWDYIKYARDRGIPVGPGRGCVLPDTNVLLSSGKEIPIHEVQIGQEVVTHAGNLLPVEDKLVYDCDEEIIKIKVASEELCLTQDHKIWAVRSADCAVNSAKTANVCKPTCTRYCSVKPCDYYQLQWIAAGELSKDDFVAFPRIPSEEVEIVFDVVEYVAAREHLRYDKEFIWYEIGSNQLATKRIPRYISYDEDLARLLGYYIAEGWSRLGERECTVGFGFSSKETTYANEVQQLLKNIFGLDANIVPHHAKQSIQVLTYSRTVGEFLSSLCGIGANHKSIPTAVVLKGKSELIKILIAYMFRGDGHNGSKEKTTAIKYTTTSSALAMQLRSLLARFGYWVSIIKSKRGKQQDNWAIEYSVKLAGSQLLNWNSDFWDFPIGVKEQKFFRNDSFYVDDRYIYLKIRSAEKFHYKGKVYDITVPGDTSYVANSIAIHNSAAGSLVAYALGITNIDPIHHGLLFERFLNPERKSMPDIDTDFCIDHRNELIEYVTQRYGDDRVAQIVTFNRLTSKAVLKDVGRVLDISYGEADKMAKMIPVFRGKPAKLKTMISDETPAPEFKERYEKDPKVFQWLDMAMRIEGVNKSSGVHAAGVVISPMPLDEVVPLQRSNDGAVVTQYPMEDLESLGLLKMDFLGLRNLTTIQHTVDLIEKGKNIAFDINAIAPDASTHENEKTYQLLARGELEGIFQLESSGMKQIVRDLKPSNIDDISSILALYRPGPLDAGLIPKFINRKHGREAMDYAHPDLEPILQETYSILVFQEQIMKIAQDLAGYTLGEADLLRRAMGKKKPAEMEKQREKFLDGAAKNGIKSKIATDLFDQMVLFAEYCFNKSHSVAYGYVTYQTAYLKANYPVEYMAALLSSVSGDQAKVQRYIASCNSMNIDILPPDVNTSGVDFTPRDRQIVFGLAAIKNLGGGAIDSILEARQKGGKFKSLADLCSRVDSRALNKKALEALIQTGALDSIQPNRHQLMSDLEITLEWASRKAKEQASGQVSLFDLLTGDTSESAYDDTPSGPKVQDYPPQEKLRMEKELLGFYISDHPLKVVGKSAKLMAPINLSDLADSPENTTLTAIVLILDIKDITTKKGDRMAVLQIEDLTGSSEAVVFPKIYEKVRSHLQKDNRLMVWGKADRRDDRVQLVIDDMQPIESVRMVRVELDREQAMDIQKLHQLREILRAQTGEKEGAKVPVIASIAYHSQMVRLGNQHWVSDDKATVKALTKAGFTAFPDALANEAVNPL, from the coding sequence ATGTCTAATTTTGTCGGTCTGCACGTTCATAGCGAATATAGTTTACTTGATGGTGCTAGTCAGCTACCCAACCTGATCGACCAGGCAGCAGAATTGGGCATGGAGGCGATCGCCCTGACGGATCATGGCGTAATGTACGGTGCGATCGAGCTAATTAAGACCTGTCGCGGCAAGGGTATCAAGCCGATTGTGGGCAACGAGATGTACATCATCAATGGCGATATTACCAAGCAGGAAAAGAAGCGGAAATATCACCAGATTGTCCTGGCAAAAAACACGCAGGGCTACAAAAATCTCGTCAAACTCACGACTATTTCCCACCTCCAGGGTTACCAGGGCAAGGGAATATTTGCCCGCCCCTGCATCAGTAAAGATTATTTAGAAAAATATAAAGAAGGTCTGATCGTCACCTCAGGTTGCTTAGCGGGTGAAGTACCGCAGGCAATTTTGCAAGGACATCCTGAAATCGCTCGCGAAGTTGCCGCCTGGTATAAAGAGGTATTTGGCGGTGACTATTACCTGGAAATTCAAGATCACGGCTACCCTGAAGACCGCACCGTCAACGTAGAGATTGTCAAAATTGCTAGGGAATTAGACATCAAAATCGTCGCGACTAACGATTCGCATTTTGTCTCCTGTCATGACGTTGAAGCTCACGATGCATTGCTTTGCATTCAAACTGGCAAACTAATTACAGAAGTCAATCGCCTGCACTACAGCGGTACGGAATATCTCAAATCCGCCGACGAAATGAAATTGATGTTTCGCGATCACCTCCCCGATGATGTTATTGCGGAAGCAATTAGCAATACCGTAGAAGTCGCGGCAAAAGTAAAAAGCTACGACATCATGAGCGATCCGCGAGCGGCGGAATATCCAGTTCCCCAGGGGCACACTGCCGATACCTATCTGGAGGCAGTAACCTGGCAGGGACTGATGGAGAGATTCCAAACCGAGCGTCGCAGCGATATACCCGACAATTATCAACAACGCATCCACTATGAGTTGCAGATCATGCAACAAATGGGCTTCTCCACCTACTTTCTAGTCGTGTGGGACTACATTAAATACGCGCGCGATCGCGGTATCCCGGTTGGCCCTGGCAGAGGATGCGTTTTGCCGGATACAAATGTACTGCTGTCTAGCGGCAAGGAAATCCCAATTCATGAGGTTCAGATTGGGCAAGAGGTCGTAACTCATGCAGGGAATCTCTTGCCTGTAGAGGACAAGCTGGTATATGACTGTGATGAGGAGATTATCAAAATTAAAGTTGCCAGTGAAGAGTTGTGCCTGACTCAAGATCACAAGATCTGGGCAGTTAGATCGGCAGACTGCGCGGTGAACTCAGCTAAAACAGCAAATGTTTGCAAACCGACCTGCACGCGCTATTGCTCCGTCAAACCCTGCGATTACTACCAACTACAGTGGATAGCAGCAGGAGAATTAAGCAAAGATGATTTTGTTGCATTTCCGAGAATTCCATCTGAGGAAGTGGAAATAGTTTTTGATGTTGTTGAGTATGTAGCTGCAAGAGAACATTTAAGGTATGACAAAGAATTTATTTGGTATGAAATTGGCTCGAATCAGCTAGCAACGAAAAGGATTCCCAGGTATATCTCATATGACGAGGATCTAGCTCGATTACTTGGCTACTATATTGCTGAAGGATGGTCAAGATTAGGTGAGAGAGAATGTACGGTCGGATTTGGGTTTTCCAGTAAGGAAACTACCTATGCCAATGAGGTTCAGCAACTGCTCAAAAATATTTTTGGACTAGATGCTAACATAGTTCCGCATCATGCCAAGCAATCAATCCAGGTTCTTACATACTCCCGTACTGTCGGTGAGTTCCTTTCAAGTTTGTGTGGCATCGGAGCCAATCACAAATCAATCCCTACGGCGGTCGTGCTCAAAGGTAAATCAGAACTGATTAAGATTTTGATCGCCTATATGTTCAGGGGTGATGGACATAATGGGTCTAAAGAGAAAACTACAGCAATTAAGTATACGACTACATCTTCGGCATTAGCGATGCAACTGCGATCGCTATTAGCTAGGTTTGGTTACTGGGTCTCTATTATCAAAAGCAAAAGAGGCAAACAGCAAGACAACTGGGCTATAGAATATTCGGTCAAACTAGCAGGGAGTCAACTACTTAACTGGAATAGTGACTTTTGGGATTTTCCCATTGGGGTTAAGGAGCAGAAATTTTTCAGGAATGATAGCTTTTATGTGGACGATCGCTACATTTACCTCAAAATCAGATCGGCTGAGAAATTCCACTACAAAGGCAAGGTTTACGATATTACCGTTCCTGGTGATACTTCCTACGTTGCTAACTCTATTGCCATTCATAATTCTGCTGCTGGCAGTTTAGTTGCTTACGCCTTGGGTATTACCAATATCGATCCCATTCACCACGGCCTGCTATTCGAGCGCTTCCTCAATCCCGAACGCAAATCCATGCCTGATATCGATACCGATTTCTGTATCGATCATCGCAACGAGTTGATCGAGTACGTCACGCAGCGGTACGGCGACGATCGCGTGGCTCAAATCGTCACGTTTAATCGCCTCACCTCTAAAGCAGTACTCAAGGATGTGGGTAGAGTGCTGGATATCTCCTATGGCGAAGCGGACAAAATGGCGAAGATGATCCCCGTGTTTAGGGGCAAGCCAGCTAAGCTCAAGACCATGATTTCAGACGAGACTCCAGCCCCGGAGTTTAAGGAGCGCTATGAAAAAGATCCGAAGGTATTTCAATGGCTGGATATGGCAATGCGGATTGAAGGCGTGAACAAGAGTTCTGGCGTACATGCTGCGGGTGTGGTGATTTCACCCATGCCCCTAGATGAAGTTGTGCCGCTCCAGAGAAGTAATGATGGTGCCGTAGTGACGCAATATCCGATGGAGGATCTAGAGTCCTTAGGGTTGCTGAAAATGGACTTTTTGGGACTGCGGAACTTGACCACAATTCAACATACGGTCGATCTGATCGAGAAGGGCAAGAATATAGCTTTTGATATCAATGCGATCGCGCCAGATGCATCCACCCACGAAAACGAAAAGACATATCAGTTGCTGGCTAGAGGCGAATTGGAAGGTATATTCCAACTCGAATCATCGGGCATGAAGCAAATCGTGCGGGATCTCAAACCATCAAATATCGATGATATTTCATCAATATTAGCGCTCTATCGACCTGGACCATTGGATGCGGGACTGATTCCGAAATTCATCAACCGCAAGCACGGTCGCGAAGCAATGGATTACGCTCATCCCGATCTGGAGCCGATTCTACAAGAAACATATTCGATTCTGGTATTCCAAGAGCAAATTATGAAGATTGCTCAAGATCTGGCAGGATACACATTGGGAGAAGCCGATTTACTCCGAAGAGCAATGGGAAAGAAGAAACCCGCAGAAATGGAGAAGCAAAGAGAGAAGTTCCTCGATGGTGCGGCTAAGAACGGCATTAAGTCCAAGATTGCTACCGATCTCTTCGATCAGATGGTGCTATTTGCGGAATATTGTTTTAACAAATCCCATAGCGTTGCCTATGGCTATGTCACGTATCAAACTGCCTATTTAAAAGCCAACTACCCCGTTGAATACATGGCAGCGTTGCTGTCGTCTGTAAGTGGCGACCAGGCTAAAGTGCAACGATATATTGCCAGTTGCAACAGCATGAATATCGATATTCTGCCACCGGACGTAAACACCTCCGGTGTGGACTTTACGCCCCGCGATCGTCAGATCGTCTTCGGTTTAGCAGCAATTAAGAATCTCGGTGGCGGTGCGATTGATTCTATCCTAGAAGCACGACAAAAGGGAGGCAAGTTCAAGTCTTTAGCCGATCTATGCAGTCGTGTCGATTCGCGGGCGTTGAACAAAAAGGCATTGGAAGCGCTGATTCAAACTGGTGCCCTGGACTCCATCCAACCCAATCGCCATCAACTGATGAGCGATCTGGAAATCACGCTGGAGTGGGCATCGCGCAAAGCGAAGGAACAGGCATCCGGTCAAGTCAGTTTGTTCGATCTCCTGACAGGAGATACAAGCGAGAGCGCCTATGACGACACCCCCAGTGGCCCCAAGGTGCAGGACTATCCTCCCCAAGAAAAGCTGCGCATGGAAAAGGAATTACTGGGATTCTATATTTCCGATCATCCCCTTAAGGTTGTAGGCAAATCTGCGAAGTTGATGGCTCCCATTAACTTGAGCGACCTGGCTGACAGTCCTGAGAATACTACCCTGACGGCAATTGTTCTGATTCTAGATATCAAGGATATTACTACTAAAAAGGGCGATCGCATGGCGGTTCTGCAAATCGAAGATCTCACGGGTAGCTCGGAAGCGGTAGTGTTTCCTAAGATCTACGAAAAGGTGCGATCGCATCTTCAAAAAGACAATCGCCTGATGGTGTGGGGCAAAGCCGATCGCCGCGACGATCGCGTCCAGTTAGTGATTGATGATATGCAACCAATTGAATCAGTGCGTATGGTGCGTGTGGAGCTGGATCGCGAGCAAGCAATGGATATCCAGAAGCTGCACCAACTGCGGGAAATCCTGAGAGCGCAAACTGGTGAGAAAGAAGGGGCGAAAGTTCCAGTTATCGCCTCGATCGCATATCATTCCCAAATGGTGCGCCTTGGCAATCAGCATTGGGTCAGCGATGACAAAGCCACAGTAAAAGCTTTGACAAAAGCTGGATTTACTGCATTTCCCGATGCCCTGGCTAATGAAGCAGTAAATCCTCTCTGA